TGTTCTGTTGTGTAATTGGTCCTCCTCTCATTCTCACAGCATGCCTCCTATTCGTCCTCCGCAGCAGGCAGTGTTGTGTCGACTACGTCTGGATAGCAACTCATCTCCATCCTCGCCCCAAGCAGTGTCGCCTCACCTCTACTTCCTCGCCTAAGCGGTACCGCCTATGGTCTCCGCTTCACCGCCAATGGTGAGATTTCTTTGTTATTTTTGTCATTTAGCCATTAGTAATCTTGTAATGGGCATTGATATAGTGTTGAAATTTTCTTGGTTACTCAGCTATTTCAGATGTAAAAATGATGTTATATAGGGTTGAAATTGTGCGATTATTCTCAggtgtttgtttttgtttcttgaAGTCTGATTTACTCAGCAAGGAAGGGATGTGATACTGTATAATGTTTATCAGGAGCATGGTAGCCCAGTGGCAAAAGCTTCTATGTATGCAGTTGGAAGTGGATAAGTGTCAGGCTCTTCCTACAGGATGTCTACTAGTTCAGTTCTAGTCATAAACAAAGGTGATAGTTGCTTGTACTTTGCTCAGTTACTTTGATGTCAACATTTGAGTTCTA
The sequence above is drawn from the Triticum aestivum cultivar Chinese Spring chromosome 7A, IWGSC CS RefSeq v2.1, whole genome shotgun sequence genome and encodes:
- the LOC123147878 gene encoding uncharacterized protein — protein: MDKSWMDKARNTQAYIDGGKLKGDVSHSHTQPFGSGEVHGKSSNATTSKLRSRQCCVDYVWIATHLHPRPKQCRLTSTSSPKRYRLWSPLHRQWSMVAQWQKLLCMQLEVDKCQALPTGCLLVQF